A stretch of the Saprospiraceae bacterium genome encodes the following:
- a CDS encoding cytochrome C, with amino-acid sequence MKTILNVLKWLGLTLLLLVIGFFTYVQFNSNKTFTAPYPNIIASSDSAVIARGKYLAYGPAHCGTCHVPMDKYMDVEKGDLMPLSGGWELSIPPGTFRAPNITPDKETGIGNLTDGEIARTLRYMVGYDNRFIAPFMSFHDLTDEDLTAIVSFLKSQAPVKHQVKRSEINFLGKALVAFNLIKPEGTKGNPPKSIIRDTSISYGKYLANSVADCVGCHTNRDMKTGELIGKPFAGGMYYEADAFSDGVAFISPNLTPHPTTGIISDWGENAFVARFRAGRVHKGSPMPWGSFSRMDDLDLKAIYRYLNSLDPVENKIEKTVILPTVSASN; translated from the coding sequence ATGAAAACAATATTGAATGTATTAAAATGGCTAGGCCTGACTTTATTGCTTTTAGTAATAGGTTTTTTCACATATGTACAATTCAACTCAAATAAAACATTTACCGCACCCTATCCAAACATTATAGCCAGTAGCGATTCTGCTGTCATTGCGCGTGGAAAATATCTGGCCTATGGCCCTGCACATTGTGGTACCTGTCATGTGCCAATGGACAAATACATGGATGTGGAAAAAGGTGATTTAATGCCTTTAAGCGGAGGTTGGGAATTATCAATTCCACCCGGAACATTCCGAGCACCAAATATTACACCAGATAAAGAAACTGGAATCGGGAATTTAACAGACGGAGAAATTGCACGTACGTTGCGTTACATGGTTGGATATGACAATCGATTCATTGCCCCTTTTATGTCCTTTCATGATTTGACAGATGAAGATTTAACAGCAATCGTTTCATTTTTAAAATCACAAGCTCCTGTAAAGCATCAGGTAAAACGAAGTGAAATAAATTTTCTGGGCAAAGCTTTGGTGGCTTTCAATTTAATTAAACCGGAGGGCACAAAAGGAAATCCACCCAAATCAATTATCAGGGATACCAGCATAAGCTATGGAAAATACTTAGCAAATTCTGTAGCAGATTGTGTTGGTTGTCACACAAACCGAGATATGAAGACTGGTGAATTAATTGGAAAACCTTTTGCAGGAGGCATGTATTATGAAGCGGATGCTTTTAGTGATGGCGTTGCATTCATTTCACCAAATTTAACTCCTCATCCAACAACCGGAATTATATCTGATTGGGGTGAAAATGCCTTTGTGGCCCGTTTTAGAGCCGGTCGCGTTCATAAAGGCAGTCCCATGCCCTGGGGATCATTTAGCAGAATGGATGATTTGGATTTAAAAGCAATTTATCGCTATTTAAACTCTTTAGATCCCGTGGAAAATAAAATTGAAAAAACTGTAATTCTTCCAACTGTAAGCGCTTCAAATTAA
- a CDS encoding glycosyltransferase, with product MNTLIVFIGFGCLGIFSIYWLLIYNRLIIPVQKNAKAEWPPVSIIICIRNQFPVFKNNLHLFLEQQYPQFELLIVDDDSSDGLESWIREISQNEPKISYFKNQKTQAGKKQALTLGISNARYEWLALTDADCKPEGKNWLQSMMQGITKDQKIILGYAPYLYVPGILNQFIRFECCFNTLQFFAASHAGFPYMGSGRNLMYHRSIFNQQALQSERMYGDDDLLINARSNSDNTGLCLNPESFIFTDAKSSYIDYFRQRWRHYAAALHYNLRSRLLLLFYFISFIGLYACIFYLLIQKNYLIASTLYVCHLLVSWPVFCSKLKLFKEKNLCNFFPILQILYCLHLIFQFPFLWIKKKHW from the coding sequence GTGAATACCTTAATAGTATTTATTGGTTTTGGATGTTTGGGAATTTTCTCAATATATTGGTTATTGATTTACAACCGGTTAATAATACCTGTTCAAAAGAATGCCAAGGCGGAATGGCCTCCGGTGTCTATTATAATTTGTATTCGAAATCAATTTCCTGTGTTCAAAAACAACCTTCATTTGTTTCTAGAACAGCAATATCCTCAATTTGAACTTTTGATTGTTGATGATGATTCAAGCGATGGATTGGAATCATGGATCCGCGAAATTTCTCAAAATGAACCTAAAATCAGCTACTTTAAAAATCAGAAAACACAGGCTGGTAAAAAACAAGCGCTGACCTTAGGAATTTCAAATGCACGTTATGAGTGGTTAGCCCTTACGGATGCAGATTGCAAGCCTGAAGGAAAAAACTGGTTACAGTCAATGATGCAGGGTATTACTAAAGATCAGAAAATCATACTTGGGTATGCACCCTACCTATATGTTCCAGGCATTTTAAATCAATTCATTCGATTCGAATGTTGTTTTAATACCCTTCAGTTTTTTGCTGCTTCGCATGCTGGATTTCCTTATATGGGCAGCGGACGAAATCTAATGTACCACAGATCCATATTCAACCAACAAGCTTTGCAAAGTGAACGAATGTATGGGGATGATGATTTACTCATTAATGCACGCTCGAATTCGGATAATACCGGTCTGTGTCTAAATCCTGAATCATTTATATTTACGGATGCCAAATCCAGCTATATTGATTACTTTAGGCAACGATGGAGACACTATGCGGCAGCTCTTCATTACAATTTGAGGTCACGCCTTCTGCTGCTATTTTATTTTATTTCGTTTATCGGATTGTACGCTTGCATTTTTTATTTACTCATTCAAAAAAACTATTTAATTGCATCTACGTTGTATGTTTGTCACTTATTAGTTAGCTGGCCGGTATTCTGTTCTAAATTGAAACTATTTAAAGAGAAAAATCTTTGTAATTTTTTTCCAATTTTGCAAATTTTGTATTGTTTACACTTAATTTTTCAATTTCCATTTCTTTGGATTAAAAAAAAGCATTGGTAA
- a CDS encoding cupin domain-containing protein: protein MKYLLPYTIESGQGEKIIFKEIVHEPDASKIIIEGHCTPNAGPAMHVHYLQDEGFTILQGKAACQVYGQEPKIYTAGQSIIFYRNTPHRFWNVGDDELIIDAWVKPVNSIVFFLDTLYAAQRKSGSNRPEAFDSAYLMTRYKNEYGLIGLPFIVKKLIIPITFFIGNILGKYKKFKNAPKPL, encoded by the coding sequence ATGAAATATCTTTTACCTTACACAATTGAAAGCGGTCAGGGAGAAAAAATAATTTTTAAAGAAATTGTTCATGAACCAGATGCTTCTAAAATAATTATTGAAGGTCACTGTACTCCAAATGCCGGGCCAGCCATGCATGTTCATTATTTACAAGATGAAGGCTTTACAATTTTACAAGGGAAGGCAGCTTGCCAGGTATATGGACAAGAACCAAAAATTTATACCGCAGGTCAATCCATCATCTTTTATAGAAATACCCCTCATCGATTTTGGAATGTTGGGGATGATGAACTCATCATCGATGCCTGGGTAAAACCAGTTAACAGCATTGTATTCTTTTTAGATACCCTGTATGCTGCACAACGTAAATCGGGATCAAACCGACCAGAAGCTTTTGATTCCGCATATCTTATGACCAGGTATAAAAATGAATACGGATTGATTGGATTACCTTTTATTGTTAAAAAACTAATTATACCAATTACTTTTTTCATCGGAAATATACTTGGAAAATATAAGAAATTTAAAAATGCTCCAAAACCGTTGTGA
- the rsmG gene encoding 16S rRNA (guanine(527)-N(7))-methyltransferase RsmG: METIDRYFPDITKDQRMALLKLKALYEEQNAKINVISRKDMESFYLHHVLHSLSITAFVNWNAKCKILDLGTGGGFPAIPLAIYYPEIQFTAIDGTGKKIKVLVEIAEHLGIKNLKAFHLRAEDCREKFHFIVSRAVCSLNQLVQYSKPLLLRDSVTALPNGIIAYKGGDLVEEIREIKKQAYFETYDIYKKFPEAYFQEKKLVYLQLH; this comes from the coding sequence ATGGAAACGATCGATCGTTACTTTCCGGATATTACAAAAGATCAACGAATGGCTTTGTTGAAATTAAAAGCATTGTATGAAGAGCAAAATGCAAAAATAAATGTCATTTCAAGAAAAGATATGGAATCATTTTATTTGCATCATGTATTGCATTCATTAAGCATCACTGCATTCGTAAACTGGAATGCCAAATGCAAGATCTTAGATTTGGGTACAGGAGGAGGTTTTCCAGCCATTCCTTTGGCAATTTACTATCCGGAAATACAATTTACAGCCATTGACGGGACTGGTAAAAAAATTAAAGTTCTTGTTGAAATTGCTGAACATTTAGGAATAAAAAATTTAAAAGCCTTTCATCTTCGGGCAGAAGATTGCAGAGAAAAATTTCACTTTATTGTGAGCCGGGCGGTTTGCAGTTTAAATCAATTGGTTCAATATTCAAAACCTTTGTTGCTTCGAGATTCAGTCACTGCTTTACCTAATGGCATCATAGCTTACAAAGGCGGTGATCTTGTCGAAGAAATTCGTGAAATAAAAAAACAAGCCTATTTTGAAACCTACGATATCTATAAAAAATTTCCAGAAGCCTATTTCCAGGAAAAAAAATTAGTGTATTTGCAATTGCATTAA
- a CDS encoding SRPBCC domain-containing protein has protein sequence MIRIEKQFQAPITKVWDAISNKDTMKKWYFDIPDFELQVGHEFNFLAGPPDGKEWHHRCVIRKLVPEKILSHSWTYPGYEGETLVTWELIKVSDEVTQVNFCQEFIVPFPEEVDELHQENFQEGWTYIINIGLKEFLENE, from the coding sequence ATGATTCGTATAGAAAAACAGTTTCAAGCACCCATTACGAAAGTTTGGGATGCCATTTCCAACAAGGATACCATGAAAAAATGGTATTTTGATATTCCTGATTTTGAACTTCAAGTCGGTCATGAATTCAATTTTTTGGCCGGACCACCTGATGGCAAGGAATGGCATCATCGATGCGTAATTCGCAAGCTGGTTCCTGAAAAAATATTGAGTCATAGCTGGACCTATCCCGGATATGAAGGGGAAACCTTGGTTACCTGGGAATTAATTAAGGTATCAGATGAAGTAACGCAGGTTAATTTTTGTCAAGAATTCATCGTGCCTTTTCCGGAAGAAGTCGACGAACTTCATCAAGAAAATTTTCAAGAAGGTTGGACTTATATAATTAATATTGGATTGAAAGAGTTTTTGGAAAACGAATAG